A window from Betta splendens chromosome 1, fBetSpl5.4, whole genome shotgun sequence encodes these proteins:
- the bdh2 gene encoding dehydrogenase/reductase SDR family member 6, producing the protein MGRLDGKVIVLSAAAQGIGRAAALAFAKEGAQVTATDINGEKLKELDGVPGIKTKVVDVTKKDQVEALAKEHENVDVLFNVAGFVHHGSILDCDEAAWDFSMNLNVRSMYLMCKAFLPKMLAKKSGNIINMASVASSIKGVVNRCVYCTTKAAVIGLTKSIAADFIQQGIRCNCVCPGTVDTPSLRGRIQAQPDPEQAYKDFMARQKTGRMCTAEEVAYLCVYLASDESAYVTGTEQIIDGGWSL; encoded by the exons ATGGGCCGCCTGGATGGGAAAGTGATTGTGTtgtcagctgctgcacaggggATTGGACGTGCTGCTGCACTG GCATTTGCGAAGGAAGGAGCTCAGGTCACAGCCACAGACATCAACggagagaagctgaaggaaCTGGATGGCGTTCCAG GCATCAAGACGAAGGTGGTGGACGTTACCAAGAAGGACCAAGTGGAAGCCCTGGCTAAGGAACATGAGAACGTGGATGTGCTGTTCAATGTAGCCGG GTTTGTGCACCACGGCTCCATCTTGGACTGTGATGAAGCCGCCTGGGATTTTTCCATGAACTTGAATGTCCGGAGCATGTACCTCATGTGCAAGGCCTTCCTGCCTAAG ATGTTGGCAAAGAAGTCAGGAAACATTATTAACATGGCTTCGGTTGCCTCAagcataaaag GTGTTGTGAACCGATGCGTGTATTGTACCACCAAGGCTGCTGTGATAGGGCTGACGAAATCAATAGCTGCAGATTTCATTCAGCAAGGAATTCGCTGTAATTGTGTTTGTCCTG GGACTGTTGATACCCCATCACTGAGGGGTAGAATCCAGGCCCAACCTGATCCAGAACAG GCTTATAAGGATTTCATGGCACGACAGAAAACTGGCAGAATGTGCACAGCGGAGGAGGTGGCCTACCTCTGCGTGTACTTGGCCTCCGATGAG TCGGCCTACGTGACTGGGACGGAACAAATCATCGATGGAGGATGGAGTCTCTGA